Within Dreissena polymorpha isolate Duluth1 chromosome 13, UMN_Dpol_1.0, whole genome shotgun sequence, the genomic segment attaattaaaagaagttCATTGCATTATCCTTTGATGTTTTGTGAATATGGAACTAGGTAGATTATTTCgtgtttttaattttgatatgttttatatttcttaccTTATCCTAAATTATGCCTGCACAATCTTGCAAAGAACTTAGATAATAACTATGGTATCAGGACTAGAAAACTGTTTATGGGCAATAAAGTTAATGGTCATGAAGTTTGGgatgaattttaaaaaaaagttgttgcaATTCTGTTAtatgtgaatttttttatttattattacttgCTTTTTTGAAGCACTcagtaattttgataaataagttGCATgtgttattaattatatttaattcaaatgtTAACAGACCTTTAGCCTTATGTAGCATCATGGGGCTAATTGCATATTTAATATCATGACAACATTAatttctttgatttattttatgctttctggtggtttatggagaaatatcagtgaattataactgataatttcactgtttcaaacagtgaaaattatcagtgaaaattatcgataattttcattgtttactgtgaaatgatgtcattttttgacgaaatgacgtcattatcacagcaaaattctttagttaaagtctttaacaatatatataagctgtgaaaaaaaagcataaaaaaaaaaaaaattgttggatttggtggattatcgattttaattcactcgtgatcatagaaaatatatattaccactcgtggctgcgccactcgtgaaaatatcattttctatgatcactcgtaaattaaaatcgataatccaccgaatctaacaaatatcctctatgtaattgTTTTGATATGATTGCAAAGCGAATTTGTTTacgttctttttttttttttcaaaaatattttaatatgatgtcATTTCAGTATTTGTCTTTTTGAACGCATTGAAATCAGTTTTTTTCAGCTTATTTACAGAGGTACAATTACAATGATCAAATTGAACGGGTTATATAGGAAATTCAAACTTAGGAAATGCAAGTGAATATTCTTTTGACAGTGAAAAGTTTTTGTTGAGTTCCGAGTAAAGTGTATTGCAATAGAGATCCCATGCAAATAAGTtgttaatattgtaataattGAACATGAAACAAAACCAATGCTGAGTAGATCTATTCTTTgagttgtgctctgtgaaaactgggcttaatgaattgGCGTAAATTATAATCCCACACTATTCTgagaagtcagcacaggcttttcagcttgttttatttatggatttttttttcatttaaataaagttacatataaaagaaaatccagtccaTGTAGGAAGGTGTGGTcactgctgactgcacaggctaatctgagataatactttacacacatgcatttagcccagcgCAAAAAGTTTGTTTTGCCAACTGTTTATGTCCATCAATGCTGTGTTTCTGCTGGTACATCTTAGATGGTTTTACTCCTGTATGTCCATCAATGCTGTGTTTCTGCTGGTACATCTGAGATGGTTTTACTCCTGTATGTCCATCAATGCTGTGTTTCTGCTGGTACATCTGAGATGGTTTTACTCCTGTATGTCCATCAATGCTGTGTTTTTGCTGGTACATCTGAGATGGTTTTACTCCTGTATGTCCATCAATGCTGTGTTTCTGCTGGTACATCTGAGATGGTTTTACTCCTGTATGTCCATCAATGCTGTGTTTCTGCTGGTACATCTGAGATGGTTTTACTCCTGTATGTCCATCAATGTTGTGTTTCTGCTGGTACATCTGAGATGGTTTTACTCCTGTATGTCCATCAATGCTGTGTTTCTGCTGGTACATCTGAGATGGTTTTACTCCTGTATGTCCATCAATGCTGTGTTTCTGCTGGTACATCTGAGATGGTTTTACTCCTGTATGTCCATCAATGCTGTGTTTTTTGCTGGTACATCTGAGATGGTTTTACTCCTGTATGTCCATCAATGCTGTGTTTCTGCTGGTACATCTGAGATGGTTTTACTCCTGTATGTCCATCAATGCTGTGTTTCTGCTGGTACATCTGAGATGGTTTTACTCCTGTATGTCCATCAATGCTGTGTTTCTGCTGGTACATCTTAGATGGTTTTACTCCTGTAAATAACTGAGTCTGTATAAGAGTTAGCTTTAGAAAATAGCTTTCTGCTTACAGGCCGCATGCATTTCTAGCTTTGCATGGTTTTTTAACTGCTTTAGGCTATGGGCCATGACTAAAAGTTCTacaactgaatttttttttgaaagacttgttaaaaaacatgcattacagGCCAAAAGTATCTGCCAAAATTGGCAAGTCTCATCTTTTACCAGCCTTGATAATATATTCAGATACATGCTTTTAAAAACAGTGGTTGAACCTTTGATatctttataaacatttattatgccccctttcgaagaagagggggtatattgctttgcacatgtcagtcggtcagtctgtcggtccatccaccaggtggtttccgatgataactcaagaacgcttaggcctaggatcatgaaacttcataggtacattgattatgactcgcagatgacccctattgattttcaggtcactaggtcaaaggtcaaggtcacggtgacccgaaatagtaaaatgggttccggatgataactcaagaacgcttatggctacgatcatgaaacttcataggtacattgatcatcactcgcagatgatccctattgattttgaggtcactaggtaaaaagtcaaggtcatggtgacctgaaaaagtaaaatggtttccggatgataactcaagaatgcttaggcctaggatcatgaaacttcatatgtacattgattatgactcgcagatgacccctattgattttcaggtcactaggtcaaaggtcaaggtcacggtgacccgaaatagtaaaatgggttccggatgataactcaagaacgcttattcctaggatcatgaaacttgataggtagattgatcatgtcttgcagatgacccctattgattttcaggtcattaggtcaaaggtcaaggtcacggtgacccgaaattagtaaaatagtttccggatgataactcaagaacgcttattcctaggatcatgaaacttgataggtagattgatcatgactcgcagttgacccctatagatttttaggtcactatatcaaaggtcaaggtcacggtgacccgaaatagtaaaatggtttccggatgataactcaagaacgcttatggctacgatcatgaaacttgataggtacattgatcatcacttgcagatgatccctattgattttgaggtcactaggtaaaaagtcaaggtcatggtgacctgaaaaagtaaaatggtttccggatgataactcaagaatgcttatgcctaggatcatgaaacttcataggtacattgatcatgactcgcagatgacccctattgattttcaggtcactatatcaaaggtcaaggtcaaggtgacccgaaatagtaaaatggtttccggatgataactgaagaacgcttatgcctaggatcataaaacttgataggtagattgatcttgactcgcagatgacccctgtttattatcaggtcactaggtcaaaggtctaggtcacggtgacccaaagcagtaaaatggtttctggatgatagctcaagaatacttatggctaggatcatgaaacttcataggtacattgatcatgactcgcagatgacccctattgattatcaggtcactaggtcaaaggtcaaggtcacagtgacaataaacatattcacacaatggctgtcactacaacggagagcccatatggggggcatgcatgttttacaaacagcccttgttggaaTTCGTTTCTTTCTCTTCAAATGTACATTTAAACAGTGAGGAATTCGGGGTGTTGTCTTCATATCTAGTAGGACAAAGTGTTCATTCGAAATCTATATCTAAAAGAGAAATGGTCAACTTGCTTATCTGTGTAAATATGCCATTTCAATGTTAAACAATGACATTTGTAATTGTAATCTGAATATGTACTTGTCCTTTTCCTCTTTCAGCCGAGTCTAAAATATTAGTTCTAGAACTCTCAAAGGCATTGGGTGTGATTTATATTCTGTgtgtttattttccttttttggttTACAATTGTCTgtgataaaacaataaataaaattgtgaatgtgtttttttactaTTCTATAATCACGATTGCTGTCAATTCATCCGTTGATTTAATTGTGACAAGTTCAAGggcatatttatttaattcttgttaatatttgtaaatgaattttagATTTAACTATTACAAAGTAAAGTTATTAATGATATATAAAATGACACAAAATATTCACGCAAATGTTTGTCAATTCCCGTGCATTACACATCCCGCAAGTCCGACCAAGGCTTCCGGAAGTGACGTATACGTGGCATTTTTACAACTTCCGGTTATGTCGATACTCTCAACTGAAGTCAACACCTTATCGTAAGATTCTGGGTCGGCGGATTCCCCTCCAATGACGAACATCCGGGCATCTATTGCCACCACCACCGCTCTATGCCGCGGAACGCTCAGCGTGAACACTTCCTGCCAAGTGTCCGTCTCATCGCAAAACCGATAGACGCTCGACTGACTTATCCGCCGCTTGTCTTTCATGACGTAACCGCCGACTAGACAAAGCACGCCGTCAACTTCCGCTAGAGACGCGTCACACAAGGCTGTTGGTAAGGGAGAACGAAGACTCCACGCTCTGCACCTCGGGTCGTACACTTCGAAGCTGTCAAGCAGAAATTGCTCATCCGTATCCAATATTCCGCCAGCAACGTAAATCCTTCCGCGATGCGCGACCGCCGCCGGACCGACCCGTGCATCTCTAAGAGTGGCAATTGTCGTCCAGGCGCCTGTCTCTGTGTCATACATCTCCACGTTTTTGAGGCTCATCATTACACAGTCCTCGCCTCCAATCACGTACAGCAGCCCATTTAACGTCACTGAAGTGTGGTGCGCGCGCGCCGTTTTCATTGGCGTCATTTTGGTCCAGCGTCCGCTAAAAATGTTGTAGAAGTTACATTCCTTCACTGAAGTTTCGCTGTTGGAACTTTTTATTCGACCGCCAGTGACGTATATATTATCGTTCAGACAAGAAACGGCGGCATAGTGCACCTGAAACGGAAGTTGCGTCAGGTTCGACCAGTTATTCTCAAGTGGGTCGAATTGGTACAAAGACATAGGGACATTTCGATTTGAAACGCCTGCAACTATAACAACAGGAAAAAGCGGGAGAGGCGGTGGAGGCGGCGGAGTTGTCGGTACATTCGGTAGCAGTCTGGTGCAATTCGAGCCCAAACTTGACGACGAAATCATTCGTCGCGATCGACACATTTTGGCTGGGGACTCGTTTGTATCATCGTCCCGGGAAACTGTGCCTGAGCAATTAAGGCGCGCGACTGATCCCGGATGTAACTCTCTTTTGCTCGAGATGCGCGCGGCATACGCTGCCGACGTCGAAGATTTGCGCGGGATATTGCAACCATCGCGGATCGGCTGAATTTGCACATTTTCCATAATAACAGATAAGCATTTATCCATAGTCGGGCGTCGGTGTTCGCTTCTGCCTTCAGATCTCCTTTTGTCCAAATATTGGCTATCCCTGCGAGGCAccttaagtgaaaatattgagATTTGCATTTCAGAAAATAGAACGAGAAGtaagtttttttatcatttaaatattgacattaaaggTAAAGGTAGCGATTGATAGAAAccaataatgattataaattatacatttctCTAGACTTAAAACTTACGATTATTGTATCGATATAAGAAATCTAAAACGCTAAAACGCAGCCGCGACCAACAGGGACAAAGTCTGATTTCGACTGTGGTTACTGTGTTACATTTTTAATAAAGATATGACAAGTATTAAACGTATCGGTGACTTTTATATCACAGAATATTTTATGTGATAACATTTACTCTCAGGGTGGATCTGCGAGATCGTTCCATTTCGGATGAAAGGGGCGACAGCTGAACAACACTGTGCTGTGACTGTCGATGGTCATAATGCCTTTGTAAATCTATTACATGCCGAGTATCATAAGGTGCTTGAGCGTCATGGTAACCCTGCTCGCTAGTTCCGGACCGTTTCGGCTCAAATCTTGGTAACGTTTGCCTACTTTGTGAATCATGTTTCTCCGAATCACCACCATCCAATGGTATTGGTGAGAGCTTAACAATGCTTGGCTTGGACCGCTGTTGTAATTCTTGCGTCTGTAGAGAGTCTATGTAGCCTTGATCGCTTGGCTTGGACCGCTGTTGTAATTCTTGCGTCTGTAGAGAGTCTATGTAGCCTAGAGAGTCTATGTAGCCTAGAGAGTCTATGTAGCCTTGATCGCTATGCGGTTGACGTTCGTATATTTCTTCACCGGACAACCCGGACCCGGGTTTTTTCATTTTCAAGCTGGCGCCGATTTTACGAGCCGTTCGAAGAAAGCGATTTCTAAATAAAGATGGCATACTCtctgtttcattttgttttaaatcttcACTGTGTATTTCATATTCGTTTGACAAATTATTCGATAACTCcgattcatttttttcttttttcttgctttcatttttaaaatcacGATACGACGCAAGATCCTTTCTAGAGACTTTATTTTGTTGCAAAGTTTTCAATGATATCCCAGATAATTTACTTACTAGAGCGTCCACGTTATTCGCAGAAATATCCCGTGTATCAAAAACGAAAGCGTCTGTCGGGACGTTTCCAACGTAAGAACGAACTCTTTCCATCTTTTCTTCCGCCAactgttgctttgtttgttcTGTGCTTTTACTTGATTCTAAGTTGTCAGTTTCAAAATTCTCGCTACTCGTTGCAGATGAACTACTTTTGAccatttttaatgattttgtaaACGATTTAGACGCACTACTTGTCTCAGAGGAAGAGACCGATGTGTCTTGCATCACCTTTTCGGTAGCTTCATTCCCGTCGTCCCGAGAATTTGCGCCTGGGGATGGAAAGGGACTCAATTCAATATTTTGTGTAGGTAATTGTGCATAGTTATGCTCAGACTGGATGTAAGTCTTTGATCTCTTAAAGCCGTATGACGAAGAGTCGGTTACCTGGCTATTCAGAGCATGGTGTCGAAATGCATAGAATAGCATATTTTTGCATTCTGGAATGTCGAATATGGCTGCGTTTGGTTCGCAGTGGGTTACTATGTCTTGCGGAGAAATGTTGGCAAAGCGAACTAATTCCATTAACGCAGGTGCATAGACGATCCTTTGAGACTGCTTGTGAGCAATCCACCGTGTGCATGCATGGAAAATCTGCAAATCATTCAGATTCGTAAGAATATTGGAAGAAATGATATCATACAACCGGTTAAATTCGCTATTCAAGAACACGTCTGACTGGATAAGGCTGTCGGAAATACTACGCAGGTATTCGTCTACCTCTTTTACAACGTCTAACAAGCCAAATCTTAGAGCGATCGTCCTATTTGCAAAAGCATTCGACAATGATGCCATGCTTAAATATTGCGCACAAATGTTCTTTAATTGCTCGGACCCTAGAGTATGTGCGATGTGTAGCAAGTCCTGCACGTTTTCTTCGCTGATATCAATGTTAGATGTATAAAAGAATACGAGAGCGTCTTGTATTGCGGAAGAACTTGCACCTGGAATTTCATACTCGATAAGCTGTTTTCCATTTTCGCTGAAATGAGCTAACTTGTCGCAACTAGCCGCCAAAACGAGCCTGTGAGCATGAAACGATTTCCCTCCTGCgtgtaaaatgacgtcacacaagcgTCCATGTTTCCAGAAATTAAAAATATGCTCTGCAAGGGTGTTTCTCTCATTTGTGCTTGATGGCAGGGACACAGACGAAAATGTTGCAGAGTTATTTCGCGTTTGGTTCGGTATGGAAAGGTTATGACATCTTTCTACCGACGCCGAAAATCGCCGGCTGCTTGAACGTATTGGTGACTGTTTGCGTGTGACACATCTCTCTTCACTATGGCTTCGGGGAGGAACTCGTTTGCTTATGCGTGTTTGGTTCGAAAACGGAAAGCTTCGCCGCACCCGCGCGCTTGCAAGTCTGTTGCGATCTGCAATACCAAATATATGAAAACTAAGTCAACAAAACGCCAAATAATGAGTTTCCCTGAAGTAACGAATACTGTACTTTAATTTATAGAAGCTCATTTAATAGTATAAACTTCAGAACAATTGCAGCGATTGGGAAAAAAACATGTGATGCCTAAACTTAAATACTTTTTTGTATTGGTGTGCGTTCGAGCCCGACATAAGCACTAGTGTTATTTGTTAATATACAAAAGTTTTTTACGCACTTGACATATGTTTAACTTTTGTGTAATTCATCCAAAAAGTGCATAAAAAGAACAACTATATGTGTGACTAACGTTCAAAAGTTGTAACGCTGCTCCAATTAAGGGTGCATCGTGTAATATTTCACATGTAAGTAAAGAAAGCAGTATAACTTAAACATTTAGGGGCCTTTTTCATTGTTGAAATTGGGTTTAACACTCTTGTATAGGTCCCCACGCACAAAAAACTTCTTCAAAATAGGGCAATATTCAATAATTGCTCAGTTGGTTTGGAacagtttttattgttttgtccTTAAATTTTGCCCCCAAACGACTATCCCTGTAGCCAAAAATAAAAGGCCCTGCTTCACAGACTAGTCTTAATGAACACGACCATTATTCGCAATCAGGCAGTCAGGTTGTTAAAGCCAAGATTATGTTGTTGGAAAACTTAGTAAAcaacatttgaataaataaactcTAATTGGTCAGTGATCTGGTCAACGAAATATAATGTTTGTCTAACTCTTTAGAGTGACATTCCGGAGGACCATATCAATTGTCGACAGTTTTGTGCTACATTTAAAGGGATCATTATTCTGGGCCCAAGTGGAAAACACCAACGATTTTGGCGAAGAAGCTCACGCAGAACATGAGTTTTGGCTGGTAGTGCTTTAACtgaataacatttttaacataaagTCATAATACTTATGCATAGACACTTACTTTTCGATAAATAGGGATTGATATATAATAAGTCATATTGGAAGTAGAAaaggtaaattaaataaatatagtaaaagtaataaaaaccaacacaatacaaatattaaagaaaaaaaagtaatttattatctttaatatctattaaagttaaaataaatgcCGCTGGTGGATTCGAACTTACATCCTGATTTCCAGCAATAAAAGTAGATCTACCGGAGGTAGTTGGTTACTTTCGTCCATTATCTCTGCACCAAAGAACATGTGTATATTTTACAGCACAATTTTTTATGATCAATAATAAGGTTTCACTTATTTTTATATCGATTGACAATAAGTCTGTTCATTTATTGATATGCgtcggtaaaaaaaacacatttatatttgcGTCTTCAGATATTAAAATAATACCAATAATGCGCATtgacaacaataacattttactGGGTTATGCTtatctttaaacatatttttaaaaattattactcAAGCTTATCACATTTGTTTACCGGTAGATATCAGTCGCCGACTATTGTGATCTCGAGTTGGAATCTCGTCAGGTCTATACTCTTCCCGTCGGCATCGAACTTTCATCGGCGTTGTTCGAGGACCCGGCACGCTGTTTCGACTCATTAATTAACGATGGACCAAGGAAAGCAGTTTAAAACGTAGTTTTCTCCAAAATAATACCATTTTTTTGCAATTGTCAAGTATATGACGCAACgaaagtgacgtcaacgtcatgGCGCCAATGTGTGTCGTTTGTGTTATGAATCGTCGAATTTCGTTATTTAAGACGTtaagaacaaaataataatttaagcaGAGCTCTatgtaatatttttatgcaaattaatATCTTACCTATTTGTTCTGCAATGCAAATGATCATTTACTTTCAGTATACAATGCAAATTATCAACCTTATATTTACCAGTCTTAGAGCGAGTAATTTTGACCATACTGAAGTTTCACATcaggcaatatttaacaaataaattcaaTGAATAATACATACTTATATTATTCATTATATATATGAACTGCCTGTACGTCCGAATTTTAAATGCGAAATTACCCTGCTTCCAATAGCTCTGCTGTTGAAGGTGATAGCTTAATCATGTTTAGAATTATGCGACATGGATCAGGATTACTGTTCTATCTTTTACACAGCTTTGTAATTTACTGAACAACATAAatagtataaatatatttatttaaattattcgaaaatttcatcattatttcccTCTTAATGATCTTTTCAtcttcttgtttttctttttttttggtgTGCATTTTCTGTATATTGGCAATTTCGATGACGGTAGATACTGTAACTTCCAATGTTAAAATAACACATGTGTTTTGTAAATTTTGATGATACGTTTTTATAATTCAGATCACTCGCTGTTCAAATGTTGACAACATGGATTCTTCGCGAAATGaaggtgtatatatatatatatatatatatatatatatatatatatatatatatatatatatatatatatatatatatatatgcttattttatatttcgtccttataaaataataaataataaagtcGACTGATACATGTTAGGGCGTGTGTTTGAAGACTAGGGTGAGCTCGTTATGCCAACGTCAGTGCAGTAGCCTCTCCGTTGACGTACTTTCGCTGTTTATGACATTCGATTAGACCAATACAAGTATCGTCATATCGGAATAAACTTACATGCTTTCATagcctttttaaaatttaatctaaaaacaaatgttaaaatatgTGTAAGTTGGATATGCTTTGCATAGCAGTGCATGCTCGATAGGTGCTTAAATAAGTCACACCGATGAACATAAGCCGGATATACAAAAAACTTTGTCAAGAAAAATGTGTGTTTGCGCCGCTCAAATATCGGACAGACTCGTTTAACCTTCAACTGTCTGGCAATCAACTTCAGACATACACGACAAGTGTTTTTTAAGTCAGACGCATTAGAACTCCAATCTTTTTATATAGACCAATAAAAGGATTTTATATAGACCaataaatggctttttttcttaaatcaaatGAGCAATACTGCGGTACTTTTCCTATTGCTTGAGTAAAATAAGTCCATATATTAATAACAAGGCATGACATTGTTAATTCAATACTTGTCTTTAGCATATGCATTTACCAtcaaatatcttaactaaattAGGTTTATTTGAATTACAACTATTGTAAAACTAAAATTGATATTAATAATGCGATGCGCGCACGAATGTCAAGAAAGGCCAGAGAACAGTGTCAGGGTTTAGGATCACATGACTTTATAGCGTTCACAAATGGTTGTTATTGGATGTAAACATATCGGaaagtggtgcttttttcaaataacgttttgtaacatttttttctgaaaaaaagtcAACTAGTGCATACAACAGTATTTATGCGGCTTATGGAAATGTTAAAAacatcataattactttatttaataagcatgtgttcttggcAAAACATTCGGTCAATGCAAGACTcatgtacacggttatgcttTACGCCACCTGAAACTTTGGcatcgatttcagacgtattcaatcttaaactgcaagaaaaactgtattttacgcactaaagatttttgcaattatatttcaataacttgagatatttgcaaaaatacagttcttaacggtgtgctttcattctgtccagcccgtgtgtaaacccctgtgaacccctgtgaaccccgttgatcctgcaccccgAATGTGCGATGTagataaaacatacataaaatgcAATTCATTTTCACTGCCTTAATTAAAGAATACGGCCATGTGGTCGAATAACATTTACCAACGACAAACACACGTATTATAAAAATTCAGATTGTGTTATTCGCTTAATGATTACTTGGAATTATTAGACTGTCAACAGTAAACCATTTATGCAATGCTCTCTCTTTAGAAATGTCAACCTGTTAAGCTCTCTGTCTCTAACACAGTGTGAGGAACAGCCCAGAGGCATCAGGAAATAATCATTTCCTTGTATCAGTCGCTTCAGATTTTTAGCAgatgcatttaacccatttatgcctagtggactctcccattcttctattggaatcaatttatttcctaaattaggaatgtctagtatatggtttctatatttaaaatatttcgtacatcatgcggcgtcttatctgggtctacgctgtttgctaaggccttttttctagacgctaggcataaatgggttaaagaagcATATGCTAAGTACAGATTAGCTAGTtcccaaatatatttaaatttgttttatttttataattatggaTTACCTTTTAACAATATTAACAGGTGTATTTtacaaacattcaaataaaaatagcgttttgtaaatatcattttaatatattgttttactttttatgtcAAATAGTGCAGCTAAAGTTTGATAATGGGAACACAATATCTGTAATGATTCAACTTTATtgcgttgaaaaaaaaaataacaacaacatccAAACAGGACGTATGAACTAGAAATTAATGACGCCgcattatttaataaaatcaacataaaacaaatatcattccAGCAGGATGTTCTATGCTTCTATTCAGTTGCATAATTATAAGAGCATCGTGCGAGTAATTAATAAAATGCAATGCCATTAAAACCATGTTTACGATTTTTATAATGTTAGTCGCCTTGAAATACACCTAAAGCGAA encodes:
- the LOC127855029 gene encoding uncharacterized protein LOC127855029 isoform X5, which codes for MSRNSVPGPRTTPMKVRCRREEYRPDEIPTRDHNSRRLISTDRNRLASARVRRSFPFSNQTRISKRVPPRSHSEERCVTRKQSPIRSSSRRFSASVERCHNLSIPNQTRNNSATFSSVSLPSSTNERNTLAEHIFNFWKHGRLCDVILHAGGKSFHAHRLVLAASCDKLAHFSENGKQLIEYEIPGASSSAIQDALVFFYTSNIDISEENVQDLLHIAHTLGSEQLKNICAQYLSMASLSNAFANRTIALRFGLLDVVKEVDEYLRSISDSLIQSDVFLNSEFNRLYDIISSNILTNLNDLQIFHACTRWIAHKQSQRIVYAPALMELVRFANISPQDIVTHCEPNAAIFDIPECKNMLFYAFRHHALNSQVTDSSSYGFKRSKTYIQSEHNYAQLPTQNIELSPFPSPGANSRDDGNEATEKVMQDTSVSSSETSSASKSFTKSLKMVKSSSSATSSENFETDNLESSKSTEQTKQQLAEEKMERVRSYVGNVPTDAFVFDTRDISANNVDALVSKLSGISLKTLQQNKVSRKDLASYRDFKNESKKKEKNESELSNNLSNEYEIHSEDLKQNETESMPSLFRNRFLRTARKIGASLKMKKPGSGLSGEEIYERQPHSDQGYIDSLQTQELQQRSKPSIVKLSPIPLDGGDSEKHDSQSRQTLPRFEPKRSGTSEQGYHDAQAPYDTRHVIDLQRHYDHRQSQHSVVQLSPLSSEMERSRRSTLRVPRRDSQYLDKRRSEGRSEHRRPTMDKCLSVIMENVQIQPIRDGCNIPRKSSTSAAYAARISSKRELHPGSVARLNCSGTVSRDDDTNESPAKMCRSRRMISSSSLGSNCTRLLPNVPTTPPPPPPLPLFPVVIVAGVSNRNVPMSLYQFDPLENNWSNLTQLPFQVHYAAVSCLNDNIYVTGGRIKSSNSETSVKECNFYNIFSGRWTKMTPMKTARAHHTSVTLNGLLYVIGGEDCVMMSLKNVEMYDTETGAWTTIATLRDARVGPAAVAHRGRIYVAGGILDTDEQFLLDSFEVYDPRCRAWSLRSPLPTALCDASLAEVDGVLCLVGGYVMKDKRRISQSSVYRFCDETDTWQEVFTLSVPRHRAVVVAIDARMFVIGGESADPESYDKVLTSVESIDITGSCKNATYTSLPEALVGLAGCVMHGN